The nucleotide sequence CCATGACCTAAATATATCTTATCTCCATCAACTAAAGCATAAATATCGAATGAGATTTTATCTATTGTTATTCCAATAGGATTTGGATTATCAACCAACACTTGAATCTCTATCTTTGTGTTATCTTCATCTAATTTCTGGACTTTTTGTCCAATAACTTCAATTTTTGGTTGCTCTAAACATCCTGAAAAGCTAACTGTTATAGCAACTGCAAAAACTAAGAGAAGAAGTTTTTTGATATCTTTCATACTATCACCATTTAGTTTATTTTACTGAAAAAAGATATTAATAACTTTCTATAATACGTTAAGTTATTAACAAATTAAAAAAGGTTGAAAGTTTGAGAGAGATTTATAGACAGACAATCCATTTAATTGCTGGGATTTTAATAGCTTTTTCAGTGTTGATATTTAAAAAACTTCTAATAATTCCGTTAATTATTAGTATAGTTGTTGGTATTGGATTATATTTTTTATGTAAGAAATATTACATCCCGATAATCTCAGATTTGTTGAATCTCTGCAAAAGAGAAAAAGAAGATGGGAAAGGGGCAATATACTTTGCCTTTGGTATGTTGTTATCTTTAATCTTAATTGATGATATAAACGCAATATTTTTTGGTATCTTAGTATTTGCTGTTGGGGATGCATTAGCTACCATTGTAGGAATTAGAGGAAAAATAAAGATAAATTATTTTGGAAAGACAATTGAAGGATTTTTGGCATTTTTTATCTCTACCTCATTAATTTTATATCAATTTTATGGAATTTATGGGATTTTTGTAGCTTTAATCTCTGCTTTTGTTGAATTTATAAGCAAAAAGATAAAGATAGATGATAATTTATATCTACCTTTTATTGTGGCATTTATTCTAAGTATTTACCCATATAAACCCCAACTCTCTCATATCCCAACTTTCTGTAGTATTCTCTAACTCCAATACCACTTGTCACCAAAATTTTCTTCTTTCCAAATTCTTCTTTAGCTATCCTTTCAGCTTCTTCTAAAAGCTTCCTACCATAACCCTTATGTTGCCAAGTTATTTCCTTTAAATCCTTAGTTAATGGTTTTTCTTGCCCGCAGACATGCAACTGCCTAACTAACATTGTGTTATCATCAATCTCTTTTCTAAATGGTTTATATGGCTCTCTTAATCTTAAAAATGCAATTAATATATCATTTTTTACATCTTCATAGGATAAGAATATCTCAGTTCCACCACTTGCCTCATACTCTTCTCTACATAGTTTTATATGCTCTATCTCTGGCATTATTCCTTTTTTATACATAACATGCCCAACTTCTCTGCATCTTATACATTTACACTTAATTCCATGCTTTTCCATATACTTATAAACTAATTCTCCCAAATTACTCTTCTTAACTCCATCAACTATTACAGTTGCTGGAATATCTCTCTGAATTCTTGAAGTCCTAACCCATTTTGGCATTATTGATTTTGCATAGCTAATTATCTCTATCGCTTCTTCTTCTCTGTATGGCTGATATTCTCCTCTCTTCCACATCTCATAAAGCTCTGTTCCTTCAACAACCAAGCATGGATAGATTTTAACCATATCCGGCATAAAATCTGGATTGCTAAATATCTCCCTAAACATCTTTTTATCCATTTCCATATCAGAGCCAGGCATTCCCGG is from Methanocaldococcus bathoardescens and encodes:
- a CDS encoding diacylglycerol/polyprenol kinase family protein, with the protein product MREIYRQTIHLIAGILIAFSVLIFKKLLIIPLIISIVVGIGLYFLCKKYYIPIISDLLNLCKREKEDGKGAIYFAFGMLLSLILIDDINAIFFGILVFAVGDALATIVGIRGKIKINYFGKTIEGFLAFFISTSLILYQFYGIYGIFVALISAFVEFISKKIKIDDNLYLPFIVAFILSIYPYKPQLSHIPTFCSIL